The window GCAAGCCTTTGCTTTATGTCCCTTGCTATGGAGAAGAAAACTTGCTCCACATTCAGGTTTGTCTTTGCACTCTGCACAGATCACACCCAACTTCAGCATAACAacgagattttttttccctccctgATAAGATTAGGGTATCAAAGAGTTTTCACTTACAGTCTCAAAGAACTTGATCCCATACTCATCAGCAAGTGCTTGGCCTTTTGCAGTGGGCACAGCCTAGAAAAGCAACATGGAAAGGGCCCAATCAGAAAAGGGCTAATAATCTGTATCCTTCAGATTCTTCTAAAGCTTTCTTTGCTGTTGCAAAATCATTTCTAAACTACTGAAAACAGTGTGATCATGAGAAGATGGAGAACATAGTCACTTACTCTTTTGCTTTCATCCATGTCAGCCTTGTTTCCTACCAGAATCTTGTTGACATTATCAGATGCATGCTGTTCAATATTACGAATCCAGTTCCTGATGTCTGACGAATTCAGATAGGAGACAGTGAGCATAATGctaataattcatatattacaGATAGAAAGATGTTAGAGAGACATACTATTGAAGGATGATTCGTCAGTAACATCATAGACCAGAAGAATCCCCATAGCTCCACGATAGTAAGCTGGATCACACTGGAAAGGGTCAgcatggaatatatatataaaacataaaaagaagAGAGCACCCAATTATAGAAAATGATCACACCAAAGGCAAAAAATTATGAACACAAGCAAATGTTGGCTGCCTTTCTGAATGCATACCAGTTGTGATTGTTCGAAACCGCTCCTGACCCGCTGTGTCCCAAATTTGAAGCTTGATTCGTTTGCCATCAAGCTCTATAGTTCTTATCTTGAAATCGATACTGCACAAGGAAGAAAGATGTGATAGGTGAGTAAGTTCTCAGGGGTCAATATTGGGTATGAACACAAAGTCCAGAGATCACTGACCCGATAGTGGTTATAAAGCTGGTGGTAAACGAACCATCTGAGAAGCGCAAAAGAAGACAACTCTTACCCACACCTGCCACGATAcgatataaatataacaatGAAGATCCGCATTATTTACTAGAATTCTTCGTCCCAAATATGCTCCATACTACAATATCAATCAGTAAAATTCCATCTGCAAGGTTGTGAATCTCAACAAAGCATAATGCATTTAAAGATATAGTAAGATTGGAAGCTTCTTAATACATCGGGCACAAATATATCGGGAACTTTTCTGGTTTCAATCTTTAGCTGCCACCCCACGCAATAATCGAAACTGAAAGTTTTTACTGGTACTGCAAGACCTAAAGATACATTCTGGGACGAAAGTACGAATGGAAGCTTGTCTATTGAGCTGCATAATTGGCACCAGATATATTCAATCCCCCAGCAATGCAAGATAGATTACTAACGTCAACAAGACAGCATATGGTTTACATCCTCATTCGGTTTCAAACATGAAAAGTCAACCACAACCACCACGAAAGCTCCGAAATGAGACATGAGACTACGGATCACGGAGCTTAAGAACCTCCTTTGTTCCCTGGGAAAATTGAGAGGTGACAGAAAACGGACGCTTGAGGTGGAAGGGATCAATTACCGCTATCCCCAATCAGCAAGAGCTTGATGAGGTAATCATAGTCGGCTCGGGCCCTCGCCGGCGGAGCTGCCATTCCGACAAATACTCAACACGCGGAGAATAAAACCCTAATTATATTGAAAATCAATCCACTCCTCTCTGCATCAAGAAGATAATTTGACATCAGAGGAGGAATTTCTTCCCAAATCAACGCCATATATGAACAAAATCAAGTAAAGGGAGGTACCAGATCGATGACGGGTAGGGGGGAGGGAGGggggaaaagagagagatcaagagggggagagagattCCCCAAGAGGTCGTAAGCGAGAGGCCATGGAgatttagagagagagagagagagagaaagatagAGAGAGGATAGTTGAAATGACAGAAAAGGAAACAACCTTGATCTATTCAGCTACAGCTGCGAGGAAGGAGCTCCTCCGACGACAGCGGTGGGGATGCTAAATTGCAAGAAGACCAGACCACCACCTGGTGCGCGCTCGAACAAACCGACCACGCAGatccctctctcttctctctctctccgagCTGCGTGCGGGTGGGTTTGGGAGCACCTCCAATTCGAATCAAGGTGCTGCCTTTGGCTTGGATTTGTGCCCTTTCAGTAAACGACAGCTGCTGTCACTCTATTTGTGGCACTGACAAATGACAGCATTACCTATCTTGCCGTTTTAAATAGTCTCTCCTCACCCAATGGAGTCCAATCTAGTGATTTCAAGCTTACTTCCCCTATCACGATAGCTCAGTATCGCCCAAAACTTCTACCACATCCGAGGGATGTAGAACCCAAGCTCTTTATATGCGGATCGTATTGTATCTTGTCTAGTAGGGGGCAAGCTCCCCCAATCCAACAACTCATTTGGGAGCAAGTACCACATAGTATTTCGAAGCTCAGTTCTTGGTTCGCTCTGGAAGATTGATACGTCAAATTTTCTACTGAGTATTGATCAAAGGCATTCCAGATTTGATATTGGTAAGAGTTGCTTGAGATCAAATAGATCTCCATGAACTTGACCTCGAGTCAAGCATGGGACTAAATTAATAGCTTGAATTCTTGATTCGGAATGTGCAATTCCGCAAGTATATAAAAATATCTTAAAAAATCAACGGCACTCGATAAATGTCTTGCACCAGCCAAGTTCATGAAAGTTTCGACCCAAGTACCATTGAGCTTGAGCTGTACGAGCTATAGAGCTCGGCTTTGAACTCAAAGTGAGCGGAAATATCAAATTCAACGTAGAGAGAGTCATCCAGTCCAGCATATGTAGTAAGTAGCTTGTGATAGATTAGCTAGCCCGTACTTAATTCCGATAAAAGGCATGACATAAGAACGTTAGCTAGATTTCTATACCATTCACAGTATGGATTCTTGTCCTCCATTGTCGGTGTGTGATGAAAGAGCTGATCACGTGTGGATTTCAAGTTTTAGCGAtgatttttggattttttgcCTTGGACCATCGCTTATTGATGTTATTAATTGACTAGTTACATGATAAAAGAATGATCTTGGGGCCTACGTGAGTTTTACCCCTCTACAGCTATATCTGTGCCGTTCATATTTGATCTAATATGATACCAAGATCCATATATGTGCACGCAATGTCTTCATATGAGGCGTGTGCTCGGAAGGTCTCAAAATATAGCATGCTACGGTTCCATTATGGTTCTATTTCCAGTGTCATGTATCAAATGTGTACACTGAGGTAGGTGTAGATATGTGTTTTGTATGGCTGATTATTACTATATGCTTACCATTCACTAAATCATCGGAAACTTGTCCTCCTGAATAAGCTCGAGGCTTGGAAAACATAGAGCACGCACTAGTCCCACCGTGTTGCGTATCACCTTTGACCAAATATAGATAAATCTCATTATCTCATACCACATTTTCTTGCTAACCTGATATAGTGGTCGGGAAATGTTCTTCAAATGTGAACTACTCATGCATCATACTGCAGAAACTCGTGACTGATGGCAGAACTGTGCTCTAATCAATCCATTAAAATCATAATGATCAATTAGCTTCCAAGGTTTGATTTGGGAATAGCGCCTAGAGGTGAGAAAGTAGAGGTGTTCTAAACTCCATTTTAGGAATTCAAATCGGACATTACACGACAAGTCTTTACTCATATGATCATACCCAGTGGGAGTTGCTGCGATGATAGCCTCTCCAATTCCATTTAcccatttttaaaaaaagtccAGGGCTAGCATTTGTGCAAATTAATTGTTTGTTTGCACAAAATCCTTAAAATCGGAGATAAGTGGactcaaaaaataaagaactaTTGAACACGACTACCTTCGTTACAAGGGAAATTCCATGACTATTTGGTACTTGGCGAATGGTATAACAATACGAGCAAAGAAatcttcaaaatattataattaagtttttattttatttttacattcTCCTGAATATTCGAAAGTAGATTTATAAATGAATCGACCATATAAGGAGAAAAGCATTCTCCCATAATAATACTACCATTCGCTTGTATGCTATAACACATACTTTCTCAAAACATACGGTGAAATACGATCATCTCGAAAATTTTCTTActtcataatttaatttttcaatcaaatataatttttggcttaaggacaaaaaaaaagaaaagaaaagaaaatgaaatctttttttttgggtaggagaaagaagaaaatgaatagtgtgtttgattttagagttgagttggattGAGTTTTGatattaattgatttgtaattgttgtaatattgaattatgagaaaaaaatgtgaaaaaaataatgaatagttgaaaaaaagtaataattgtattgttaaattataaaaaagtaatgaataattgagagaatttattattaaaaattaaattaaatgagtaaaaaatttaaaaaataataattatattattgactTTTATCGTGTAATGAatataattaaagttaaaattaaaattttaaaatcagattgcgAAATTAAATTGCCATAAAAACTTTTCACGCACTGGACTGAACTGAACTGAGAGAGCTCTCTCTCAACGAGCTGAGGTGCCCGGGCCCCACTTGGAGATGCCACGTCAGCTATCCTAAGATTCCAAACATTCTGAAAAGAATTAATCAATCACAACCGTCTATGGGAAACCCGCGCCAATAAATTCGACGCCTCAGAGGACGCCGCGTCAGCAATCCAAGTGAAACTCGGAAGACCAATCACACTCCATCCCTTTGTTCTATAACTACCCTCTCCGGAACCAAACCTACAAATCCTCCCTCACGCAAGAATCTCCATCACAGCACCAGTCTCTCGCTCTCTGTGCCTTACCTCAAACAATCCGAACCCTAACTCAGAGATTTCCGTTCAGGTTTCTCAAATTTCCGATGGCTCCTAAAGCTGACAAGAAGCCTGCAGAGAAGAAGCCCGCGGAGGAGAAGAAGTCCGCCGTTGCCGAGAAAGCCCCTGCGGAGAAGAAGCCCAAGGCCGGGAAGAAGCTGCCGAAGGAGGGTGGCGCCGCCTCCGccgacaagaagaagaagcggTCGAAGAAGAGCGTGGAGACCTACAAGATCTACATCTTCAAGGTCCTGAAGCAGGTTCACCCCGACATTGGGATCTCGAGCAAGGCCATGGGGATCATGAACAGCTTCATCAACGACATCTTCGAGAAGCTTGCCCAGGAGGCTTCTAGGTTGGCCAGGTACAACAAGAAGCCCACCATCACTTCCCGGGAGATCCAGACTGCGGTCAGGCTCGTCCTGCCCGGTGAGCTTGCGAAGCACGCCGTCTCTGAGGGCACCAAGGCTGTCACCAAGTTCACCAGCTCTTGAAGGGGTAATCTTGTCGTGCTGGATGGATCTCTAGGCCGGATGCATGGAAGATTAGGTTTCTAGGGCTTTGTTTGTttaagggttttttttttccccatgaTTCTGTGTAAATGTAAGAACTTGATATATAACTATGCATTTACAGCCGTGTTAGTTTGTCAGATTGAACTCAGTCATGTGATTTGCTATCATTAACAAGAATATATTCTGCAGATGTCATTTGATGCGATGTAATCTGATCTCTTCGATCACTTGTTTTTCTGGTACCAGATACCAAGAAATGTGAAGAGGAACAGAATCATATGAAACGATGGTGTGCTGACATTGTTCTGCTTTCTTGGAATCTTCATTAATGTGTGTATCAAATTTATCTATAAAATTTGCTCGGTCAAGTGTAATTGGGGCGCCTTTTGACGGTTTAGCTGATGCGTGGATGAAGAACGGACTGCACGACGTCGGCAATATACAGCAGGATCGCCGAGATTCTTATGCTGCCGATTGCTGTTGGTTGAGGAGTTGATTGACAGCTGGGAAGGAATTCATCTTTGATTTTATGAAACTAACAACTATTTTATATTGATGTTTAGTTTGCTTTAATAATCATTCaactattttcattttcctcaaaatcaattaataaatattttttaattttaatacctGGAGGAAATAATGGAAATGTTTTATTTGCCTACTAAAGTAAACTTTGTGCATGCACTTAACAGGgggttataaaaaaaaaaggaaattgtgTGGATTAAATGTTCTTCAAGTTGTTAAGTTCTCTTAAGATTTGGAAGGGCCGAGGAAGTCACACGGAGAGTGTACGAATTGGAGGTCGTTTCATATAGGAATGTACTTCGATCTTTGATCATGGGACTATTTTCAACAGAATTGGACCGATCAAAATTTCAATGCTATTGAGTTTTTGTCCATATTGATTGGATCTGTAAACTGCAATGGGGGCGCATCTGATttgataaagaaaataatcggAGGCAGAATTCGAACTTTCATATGCTGTTGGCCATATAATACTTCAGACGGTATGAAGATAGTCAAGAAGCACATTTGAATCTCACATATATGTAGAGTATATTCACCGAAAATGACGATATGaacttataaaattttcacttagGCCTACACGGATTTGAGCCAATTTGTAAAAGTTGATAGATTGTTGGACCCAAACCTCATATAAACTTGtgatttatttcttaattttttcatgtgggataACGTATCTCAACACTTAtcctcacgtggcaacgtgtggtctaacacgtgccacgtgtccttaaacacccgcccttaacaactgaccACGAGCCCGACGTCATCTTCTGTGCTCGGACAATGGGGGACAAATATCAAATTaacctcgagctccacactcggtcctaactagaggtgcactTTTGGTTATCTCGGAACTGGATCATGCCACTCTTCGGCCCGATTAATATGAGACGCACTCTTAGTTGCCTAGAAACCGAATATGACGTGGTGTGAGCTCATACGAGGGTACAAAAGCATAACCTGCTCTTAAACAAGCATGTATCTTCCCGTTTGTTGGGGCTCGCGCCTTGGAGGGTAACTTATATTATCAAACGCACTTTCATAACCAATTTGTCTAGAATTGGTGATTAATCCTTATTCTCCCGTTCCCGCCagcctttttcttttggcttTGCTTAGTCCAAcaatccattaaaaaaaaaacaagagagTTGCCTTCCAAGTTCCAagtaaaaagaataaaacctttaccaaaaaaaaataacaagtaaaagagtaaaaaataaaaaataaaaaataaaaaagcaacgAGTCAGCTATCCAAAGGTCTTGAAAGGAATAGGACTAATCGTAACCGTCAATTAGAGCAGGTCAAGTACATCCAATGCATTAGAGGGTGCCACGTCAATGATCCGCGTGAACAACTGAGAGCAAATGAGAGTCCATCTCCTGCAGCAGCATATATTCCCCGCAATCCTTTCTTGCCTTGCATTATATCGCGAGAATATCCCTCTCCCACTCTCAGTTCAGTTCTTCGCTTCGAAACCCTAATCTTCAAGTAGTTCCTATTCGCACCAAGAAAAGGAAGACTCGATGGCGCCAAAGGCCGACAAGAAGCCAGCTGAGAAGAAGCCGGCGGAGGAGAAGAAGTCCGCTGTGGCGGAGAAGGCTCCGGCGGAGAAGAAGCCCAAGGCCGGGAAGAAACTGCCGAAGGAGGGCGGCGCAGTCTCCGccgacaagaagaagaagaaagcgaAGAAGGGAATCGAGACCTACAAGATCTACATCTTCAAGGTGCTGAAGCAGGTGCACCCCGACATCGGGATCTCGAGCAAGGCGATGGGGATCATGAACAGCTTCATCAACGACATCTTTGAAAAGCTTGCCCAGGAGTCTTCTAGGCTCGCGAGGTACAACAAGAAGCCCACCATCACTTCCCGGGAGATCCAGACGGCTGTGAGGTTAGTGCTCCCCGGTGAGCTGGCGAAGCACGCCGTCTCTGAAGGCACGAAGGCTGTCACCAAATTCACCAGCTCGTGAAGGGATTATGGGGGGTCTGCTGCTCTAATGTTCAGTTAGATAGGCTAAGTGCGACTTCTAGGTCCGTGATTTAGTAGCAGGGGGGAATGAAATTTcgcatcttttttttttttttttctttttttggaggGTGTGTCGTTGCTCTGATTGAATCAAATTTGGCATCTTACCCATTGAGCTTCGTATTTTTCCCTTCGTATTCTTATCAATGTTTTAGTCTTTTGGACATTGATGAATGTttgatgtgtatatatacttgaGCTGGTGCTCGCCATGGTCAACCTTGGCCATCGGTTGGCAAGAATTTACTCAAAGCACAGCAGATAACGAGACCCGGTTGTTGGGAACAATCCTAGGTTTTTCCGCGCATAGATggattctctctcttctctagCTGGGCCTACTATTCACGCTTGGGGGGTAATAATGGACTGGGCCTGACCCAGGACCAAGCCCTAGTACGTACTCCTTCCTATTGATGCTATGTATTACGAGTATGGCAGCTGTTGTATATATAGATCCCTTCGAGTGTCccattgttttttctttttgctgcCTTCTGCGGTTCGGTCGGACTCTGTATGCGTTCTGTACTGTCTTCAGAGTCTTTCTTGCTCTCGAACTCAGCTGCAGGCAGATGTTGGCTTTGACGTTCTGATATTCGTGCTGCCAATTGAGTGAGGTAATTGACATGCCTCTTTGGCCCCCTATTGGCTTCCTATACATTCCTGATGCGTAGTTTTCTTGAGTCGTTTGATTTTGAAGGTTAACTGATACGAACGGTTGCTATAGAAGAGGAGAGAAGCTGAGGGATTCATGAATGTTGTTGCTTTGCCCGTTAAAGTTTAATGGTTGTATTGGGTCCATGTAGTAAATGGGACTTGACTTGAGCTGTCTTTTACATTCGAATAGGTCGAAGAACTCGGGGTTTTTGATCTGCAGCAGAATTGGTTATTCTCTTAGTGGAGTCTGCTGTcttcattttttgtttaagGTTTGGAAAAACCATATTTGATGTTTGGCGGACTTGTCAGGCAAAGTCCCTTCCTATGATGCCTTGAATTAGTAATATTAAGTTCTAATGAGATCAGTTTGATCCCATTTTATGGTAACTGCACGCAGTTTGTGAtccccccccttttttttttaattgcattGATTTGGCAGAAAACCTAGGAGGAAGAATCCCTTTCCAAGTCTGTTATGGCAAAACGGCTGAGCTCGGAGCTGTTTGTCAGCAGTAATATTCTCTCTGACACCTGCCTACTGCTATTATTTTCTTCAGAATATGAAGTGAGACCCTTATTATTCTTATCCAGGATTATCATTTTACACTACGGAAGACGGACTAAGAAAGCTGTTTTCACGCTTTGGTATGGTCAAGGAAGGTAGGCAATGGCACTACATGTTACGCTGACTGTTCCGCCTCTTCCCCTGCCCCCTGATTCAATGGAATATtctcttcttattttttatttgatatgTTGGAATATTCGAGTAGCCAGGATAGTCAGAGATCCAAGAAATGGGAGGCCTAAAGGATTTGGTTTTGTCTCGTATGACTCAGAGACTGAAGCGCACAAGGCATTGAGTGGATTGAATGGCAGGGTATGTTGCTTCTCTTTCTGCCCACAAAATCGATCTCATAGTTATCTCCTGTAGTGAAAGTTCctgttctctttttttttagaattaatATAGCAGCAACCTCAGGATTCAACCTTTTGTCAGAAGCTTCTGTTGAATTTAGAAAATCTTATTGTTGTTGTCGTCATCTTGGTTCTGTAACTGGGGGGGCTTGTGAAGTAAAGATCTAAAAATATTCTGTAATGAATCTATAATTGAATTATGAAATCTTCTAAGATActtgtaaaattatttaagagtGCTCTATAGGTCACTTGGAGTAGTGATATGGAGGCTGATTGCAGATGTACTTcctttaattctttttttcttttgttttttttttttggggacaAGTGATGTACTTCCTTTGATCCAGTCTGTAAATCTATGTTTAGCTTTAGCTAAGACTTTATGCCTAGTTTAATCTTGTTCATGGGATGCCTTCTTCACCTCTCTGTTTAATgtagtatataatatatgcctTTCTGATGCTGCCTGCTTGGAAAAGAGATACGTCTGATACTGAACTAGGAATAAACTCGTCTCACTTTTGTTCTTGTCATTAGATTTGCCTTA of the Punica granatum isolate Tunisia-2019 chromosome 6, ASM765513v2, whole genome shotgun sequence genome contains:
- the LOC116211248 gene encoding small RNA-binding protein 11, chloroplastic; the protein is MAKRLSSELFVSRLSFYTTEDGLRKLFSRFGMVKEARIVRDPRNGRPKGFGFVSYDSETEAHKALSGLNGRIIDGRLIFVEFAKKHEGGPQKDQK
- the LOC116212412 gene encoding ras-related protein RABE1c, which produces MAAPPARARADYDYLIKLLLIGDSGVGKSCLLLRFSDGSFTTSFITTIGIDFKIRTIELDGKRIKLQIWDTAGQERFRTITTAYYRGAMGILLVYDVTDESSFNNIRNWIRNIEQHASDNVNKILVGNKADMDESKRAVPTAKGQALADEYGIKFFETSAKTNLNVEQVFFSIARDIKQRLADTDSKAEPSTIRINQPDQAGGAAQATQKSACCGS